From Paenibacillus physcomitrellae, the proteins below share one genomic window:
- a CDS encoding cache domain-containing sensor histidine kinase, giving the protein MRILNLFRSDRNFNFKLKTQLTASFLIMTLFIICLFSLFVYKSVLYILKNQSEELLVRQFRQSEYNIQNVRDQTEKVAELLTINKDLQSFVDNPSDQRADRINQANEVIKMMDGILGTYPYLYSISLYSKDGEALATTGSSSWYSTNQDEIPFYTSSLYRDITQKGIGLLWEGSYDSQQFETLNRIYAFKPSVPLITMARNVNVLGRSNRSAVLVFNIRQADFSPIFNGDWNLKGSQYLVDDQGRTVSSTEPEAINTVVRFADQIDRSRSYGSFMTKNNGQTTQVTYYRIGGTGWTLINETLETEFLRNISILRQVIITIMLVSIVLAFMLSTYWIYRITRPLTHLVRAMREMEMGKMGVVLDDTPRTELGVIGRRFNNMSLSIEQLIGENKKIEQGRRQLELEALQFQINPHFLYNALNTIKWIAIVRKETSIVEAITTLGNLVRSIYKENALFIPLEAELQYLHNYLKIMNTRYGEGVEVSFEVDERFFSYKIIRFILQPIVENAFVHGMSSIGYKGQITIGAEEKDGDLFITVHDNGQGLDADKLEDIHALLKMNSLSPNPKGSIGLSNVNRRIKMQHGDRYGISLHSQSEEGTTVLIHVPVVLNSGAKEEDCTESHK; this is encoded by the coding sequence ATGAGAATTCTTAACCTCTTTCGGAGCGACCGTAATTTCAATTTCAAGCTGAAGACCCAGCTGACCGCTTCGTTTCTGATTATGACGTTGTTCATTATCTGTCTGTTCTCCTTGTTCGTCTACAAAAGCGTCTTGTATATTCTGAAGAATCAGTCCGAGGAGCTGCTTGTCCGGCAGTTCAGACAGTCGGAATACAACATCCAGAATGTCAGGGACCAAACAGAGAAGGTGGCGGAGCTGCTCACGATCAACAAGGATCTGCAAAGCTTCGTGGATAACCCGTCTGATCAGCGGGCAGACCGGATTAACCAGGCGAACGAGGTGATCAAGATGATGGACGGAATTTTGGGCACATATCCTTATCTGTACAGCATATCGCTCTACAGCAAGGATGGCGAAGCGCTGGCGACAACGGGCAGCAGCAGCTGGTACAGCACAAATCAGGACGAGATCCCTTTCTATACCTCCAGTCTCTACAGGGACATCACGCAGAAAGGGATCGGCCTGCTGTGGGAGGGCAGTTATGACTCCCAGCAGTTCGAAACGTTAAACCGGATCTATGCTTTCAAACCGTCAGTTCCGCTGATTACGATGGCCCGCAATGTCAATGTGCTTGGCCGCAGCAACCGTTCTGCCGTGCTGGTTTTTAACATCCGCCAGGCCGATTTCAGTCCAATCTTCAACGGGGACTGGAACCTGAAAGGTTCCCAGTACCTGGTCGATGATCAGGGGAGGACGGTGTCCAGCACGGAACCGGAAGCGATCAACACCGTCGTCCGCTTCGCTGATCAGATTGACCGGTCTCGTTCCTACGGCAGCTTTATGACGAAGAACAACGGACAAACCACGCAAGTTACCTACTACCGGATCGGAGGTACCGGCTGGACGCTGATCAACGAGACGCTGGAGACGGAGTTTCTGCGGAATATTTCGATTCTGCGGCAGGTCATCATTACGATTATGCTGGTGAGCATCGTGCTTGCCTTCATGCTCTCCACCTACTGGATCTACCGGATTACAAGACCGCTTACCCATCTGGTCCGGGCGATGAGGGAAATGGAAATGGGGAAGATGGGAGTTGTGCTTGACGATACGCCGAGGACGGAGCTGGGCGTGATCGGCCGGAGATTCAACAATATGTCTTTAAGCATCGAACAGCTGATCGGGGAAAATAAAAAAATCGAGCAGGGCAGACGCCAGCTCGAATTGGAAGCGCTGCAGTTCCAGATCAACCCGCATTTCCTGTACAATGCCTTGAATACGATCAAATGGATTGCCATCGTAAGGAAGGAAACCAGTATCGTCGAAGCCATTACAACGCTGGGCAATCTCGTCAGATCCATTTATAAAGAGAATGCCTTGTTTATTCCGCTTGAGGCGGAGCTGCAATATTTGCACAATTATTTGAAGATTATGAACACCCGTTACGGAGAAGGGGTGGAGGTTTCTTTTGAGGTGGATGAACGATTCTTCTCTTACAAGATCATCCGGTTTATTTTACAGCCGATTGTAGAGAATGCTTTCGTGCATGGAATGAGCTCCATCGGTTACAAAGGACAGATCACGATTGGGGCTGAGGAGAAGGACGGGGATCTGTTCATTACCGTCCATGACAACGGCCAGGGGCTCGATGCGGACAAGCTGGAGGACATTCATGCGCTGCTCAAGATGAACAGCCTTTCGCCCAACCCGAAGGGAAGCATCGGTTTGTCCAATGTGAACCGGCGGATCAAAATGCAGCATGGCGACCGTTACGGCATATCGCTGCACAGTCAAAGCGAAGAAGGCACGACCGTGCTGATTCATGTTCCCGTTGTGCTTAACTCAGGGGCAAAAGAGGAAGATTGTACTGAAAGTCATAAATAA
- a CDS encoding X2-like carbohydrate binding domain-containing protein, protein MRIGMKQLRNLFLVTVVAVAQFGLSVPRSEAAKPEPEAAQTEEAGLAQKPLMGWSSYSLQVYNENGIDWVSADRIKAQSDAMHEKLQPYGYKYINIDAGWNGSFDEYGRPQPKESLYPNGIKDVIDYVHNNGQKIGLYMIPGLGKEVYDQNLPIYGTPYHAQDIVALPLRTADYWGIDYKIDFSKPGAKEYIKSVADQFGEWGIDFLKFDSVTPGSGINNTSIDARDDVRVLSEALKPYNIWLELSWALDINYVETWKKYAQGWRIEWDIESYDGPGTTLTKWENIARLFPDAAKWAREAGPGGWNDFDSLNVGNGSMDGLTPDERKTAMTFWAVSSAQLYIGNDMTNLDSYGLSLLTNPEVIAVNQAGHPGHPVSMDTDQQVWYANNGDGTFSVALFNLADSAAQMKVDWNEIGLSGSASVRDLWSHTDLGTFATGLDDITLEPHASRLFKVTALNGKVSVNDDESGVSYSGSWTRNGGQELTKGSQDAVIDFTDSPSVQTAEMANVDSNAANVDTNAADTAAAAANAVLAADEANTQQSAASEANPTVSQVVYINDTDSRIVYGKEADTGSGSWGYSSGRSAEWNDYKGDVHYGEHGEVTFEYGFTGTGIEFLTEQDQSGGDIDIYLDGEFKETVSANGSPHLGQFSVYQVSGLPNGPHTLKGVMKGGSYLIVDGFKVTTDSLLAENTATFDKNDPKDLPVTLTLGGDSFTGISNGDTDLVRGTDYTVTGDTVTLRRAYLQQRQPGQTNLTFHFDGDVTQTLPIEVVQAFANSEISPEKADFDKRASRQADLPVTLQLNGNQLAGIWNGSSSLEANVDYTVGDAGVVISKAYLSTLPQGVTELTFKFSAGASASLEVTVTDSSMTERYQILNDDDSSIYYSDGWSTNGGRGFGDYMDNVHYSENNGESFEITFDGVGVQYITELDPSQGDVDIYLDGQQVATANTYAAERSAQQVVYQVSGLPEGTHTLKGVKKSGRFMLVDAIKVQLPDVISKTSFEFNTNPDAQEDISVQVLTDIGNLDGVYNGSQPLAAGEDYTVNGSTVTISKAYLAAHAAETESLRLTFAFRGDYRDDVHVTEANGDSYQYTFEGTGISLIGPTGPELGKMEVYIDGKLKGTADAYSSVRKTQQPLFSKSGLKSGTHTVKVVKTSGQMLLADKLEFDVANEGEGPNPHSTSKGNNGNHGNGNNGNGNHGNHGSNGNNGNNGSNGNGGKGPGGKQG, encoded by the coding sequence TTGAGAATAGGGATGAAACAGCTGCGCAATTTGTTCCTCGTAACGGTTGTCGCCGTAGCGCAATTTGGTTTGAGTGTACCTCGCAGTGAAGCCGCAAAACCAGAGCCTGAAGCCGCACAGACGGAAGAGGCCGGACTGGCTCAAAAGCCTTTGATGGGCTGGAGCAGCTATAGTCTTCAGGTTTACAACGAGAATGGGATCGACTGGGTGTCGGCAGACCGGATTAAGGCACAGTCCGACGCCATGCATGAGAAGCTTCAACCATATGGATATAAGTATATCAACATCGATGCTGGCTGGAATGGCAGCTTTGATGAATACGGCCGGCCGCAGCCGAAGGAGTCCCTCTATCCAAACGGGATCAAGGATGTCATTGATTACGTTCATAACAACGGACAGAAGATCGGGCTCTACATGATCCCCGGCTTGGGCAAGGAAGTGTACGATCAGAATTTGCCGATCTACGGCACGCCTTACCATGCACAGGATATTGTAGCCCTGCCTTTGAGAACCGCAGACTACTGGGGCATTGACTACAAAATTGATTTCTCGAAGCCGGGCGCAAAGGAATATATCAAGTCTGTAGCTGATCAGTTTGGAGAATGGGGCATCGACTTCTTGAAGTTCGACAGCGTCACTCCAGGGTCGGGCATTAACAATACTTCCATCGACGCGCGCGATGATGTCAGAGTGCTCTCCGAGGCGCTAAAGCCTTATAACATCTGGCTTGAGCTGTCTTGGGCGCTGGATATCAATTATGTGGAGACCTGGAAGAAATACGCCCAGGGCTGGCGCATCGAATGGGACATCGAAAGCTATGACGGACCGGGTACCACGTTAACGAAGTGGGAAAATATTGCCCGCCTCTTCCCGGACGCAGCAAAATGGGCCCGTGAAGCCGGTCCCGGCGGCTGGAATGACTTTGATTCGCTTAACGTCGGCAACGGGTCGATGGACGGCCTGACGCCGGATGAACGCAAGACGGCAATGACCTTCTGGGCCGTATCGTCGGCTCAGCTCTATATCGGCAACGATATGACCAATCTGGACAGCTACGGACTCAGCCTGCTGACCAATCCGGAGGTTATCGCGGTTAACCAGGCTGGTCATCCTGGACATCCGGTGTCGATGGATACCGACCAGCAGGTTTGGTATGCGAACAATGGAGACGGCACGTTCAGTGTTGCTCTGTTTAACTTGGCTGACTCGGCCGCTCAGATGAAGGTGGACTGGAACGAGATCGGCTTGAGCGGCAGCGCTTCGGTCCGTGATTTGTGGAGCCATACCGATCTGGGTACTTTTGCGACAGGTCTTGATGACATCACGCTTGAGCCGCATGCCTCCAGACTGTTCAAGGTGACGGCATTAAACGGCAAGGTCAGCGTGAATGATGATGAATCCGGCGTGAGCTACAGCGGAAGCTGGACCCGGAACGGCGGGCAAGAACTCACCAAGGGCAGCCAGGATGCGGTGATCGACTTTACGGATTCACCGTCGGTTCAGACGGCAGAGATGGCTAATGTCGATTCAAATGCAGCTAATGTCGATACAAATGCAGCCGATACAGCTGCAGCTGCTGCTAATGCTGTTCTTGCTGCAGATGAAGCGAATACGCAGCAAAGTGCCGCTTCAGAGGCAAACCCCACAGTCTCTCAAGTGGTGTACATCAACGATACGGACAGCCGGATTGTATACGGCAAGGAAGCGGATACCGGAAGCGGCAGCTGGGGCTACAGCTCGGGCAGATCCGCCGAATGGAACGATTATAAAGGTGACGTGCATTACGGAGAACATGGCGAAGTCACGTTTGAATACGGCTTTACGGGCACAGGCATTGAGTTCCTGACGGAGCAGGATCAATCCGGCGGCGACATTGATATTTATCTGGACGGAGAGTTCAAGGAGACGGTCAGTGCGAACGGTTCCCCTCATCTTGGACAGTTCTCTGTCTATCAGGTATCCGGTCTGCCAAACGGGCCTCATACGCTGAAGGGGGTCATGAAAGGCGGCAGTTATCTGATCGTGGATGGTTTCAAGGTCACGACGGATTCTTTGCTTGCGGAGAACACAGCTACTTTTGACAAAAATGATCCGAAGGATCTGCCGGTGACCCTGACCTTGGGCGGTGACTCTTTCACGGGTATTTCCAATGGGGATACAGATTTGGTCAGAGGAACGGATTACACCGTGACGGGGGATACGGTCACCCTGCGGAGAGCTTATCTCCAGCAGCGGCAGCCAGGGCAGACGAATTTGACCTTCCACTTTGACGGGGATGTCACACAGACGCTTCCAATCGAAGTGGTGCAGGCGTTCGCTAACAGCGAGATCAGTCCAGAGAAGGCCGACTTTGACAAGCGGGCCTCCCGCCAGGCCGATCTGCCGGTCACCCTGCAGCTTAACGGCAATCAGCTGGCTGGCATCTGGAACGGCAGCAGCAGCCTGGAAGCAAACGTCGATTACACAGTAGGAGACGCTGGAGTAGTCATCAGTAAAGCCTATTTGTCCACACTTCCTCAAGGGGTTACTGAGTTGACCTTCAAATTCTCGGCCGGAGCCAGCGCAAGTCTGGAGGTAACCGTAACCGATTCGTCCATGACCGAACGGTACCAGATCTTGAATGATGATGATTCGAGCATCTACTATTCGGATGGCTGGTCCACCAACGGAGGACGCGGCTTCGGAGATTATATGGATAATGTCCACTATAGTGAAAATAACGGTGAATCCTTCGAAATCACCTTTGATGGAGTAGGGGTTCAGTACATTACTGAATTGGATCCATCCCAAGGAGATGTCGATATTTACCTGGACGGCCAACAGGTTGCAACAGCTAACACGTATGCGGCTGAACGCTCTGCCCAACAGGTCGTTTACCAAGTGTCGGGCCTGCCTGAAGGTACGCATACGCTGAAAGGAGTCAAGAAATCAGGCCGGTTTATGCTGGTGGATGCCATCAAGGTTCAATTGCCTGATGTCATATCGAAGACTTCTTTTGAATTTAATACGAACCCAGATGCCCAAGAAGATATTAGTGTTCAGGTGCTGACAGACATCGGCAATCTGGATGGCGTTTATAACGGTTCACAGCCGCTGGCAGCAGGCGAGGATTACACGGTGAATGGAAGCACAGTGACGATCAGCAAAGCTTATCTGGCCGCCCATGCAGCCGAAACTGAATCGCTGCGTCTCACTTTCGCTTTCAGGGGCGACTACCGGGACGATGTGCATGTTACGGAAGCTAACGGCGATTCTTATCAATACACCTTCGAGGGCACCGGCATCAGCCTGATCGGTCCAACCGGACCGGAGCTGGGCAAGATGGAAGTTTACATTGATGGCAAGCTGAAGGGCACGGCGGATGCCTACAGCAGCGTACGCAAGACTCAACAGCCGTTGTTTAGCAAGTCGGGTCTGAAATCCGGCACTCATACGGTTAAGGTTGTGAAGACATCCGGCCAAATGCTGCTGGCCGATAAACTGGAGTTCGACGTGGCGAACGAGGGTGAAGGACCCAATCCTCATTCCACTTCCAAGGGGAATAACGGGAATCATGGGAACGGTAATAACGGGAACGGCAATCATGGAAACCACGGAAGCAATGGCAACAACGGGAATAACGGCAGCAACGGAAATGGAGGGAAAGGTCCCGGCGGAAAACAGGGGTGA
- a CDS encoding glycoside hydrolase family 95 protein, with protein sequence MKLFYDKPARVWTEALPLGNGRLGAMLYGGVEEERLMLNEDTLWSGYPKDGNNPHAAKHLAEMRALVQQGRYTEADQLGKKMMGRYTQSYLPLGGVTLRFEHGDTCSGYKRELDLAEGQAAVEYGIGRTKYKREMIASASHQVIAVRLTASVPGTLGFQVTADSPLRSRTVEEEGQLVLRGTAPEYVAPNYYNPDLPVMYGTAEEHRGMSFEARMTVTDTDGVLETDDGGIRVTGASRATLLITAATSFAGFDQMPQDNIRPFREAASRLAAASKLSYEELLQAHAADYSRLFRRVEFCLGESGQSGGQGAVNPGSSETPTDARIEAGGAVDTGLVELVFQYGRYLLMGSSRPGSQPANLQGIWNKETRPPWSSNWTLNINAQMNYWPAESCGLPELHEPLLDFIGHLAENGRETARLHYGADGWTAHHNSDIWAHTAPVGEFGHGDAGWALWPMGGVWLCQHLWEHFAFGRDLAYLREQAYPVMKSAALFCLDWLYEDEEGRLITAPSTSPEHKFVTPSGDVAAVSAASTMDLMLIWDLFTNCMAAIDELGEAAESEFRSALEQARGRLYPLQIGKYGQLQEWYQDFEDEDVHHRHVSHLFGVYPGRQLTERTAPELYAAARQSLERRGDDGTGWSLGWKIALWARFKDGNRAWALLDRFLKLVKDGESENYHHGGVYANLLCAHPPFQIDGNFAVTAGIAEMLLQSHEGFLELLPALPDCWASGYISGLRARSGFEVSIAWKDSRWTEVTIRSHSGERCVLQAPDGLRVVTEGQAVEAKREDAAGLWSFETQRGGCYTLTLGDFWAKN encoded by the coding sequence ATGAAGCTGTTTTACGATAAACCGGCGCGTGTGTGGACCGAAGCGCTGCCACTGGGGAATGGCAGACTGGGCGCGATGCTGTACGGCGGTGTCGAAGAAGAACGACTGATGCTGAACGAAGATACGCTCTGGTCGGGTTATCCAAAGGATGGGAACAATCCTCATGCTGCCAAGCATCTTGCGGAGATGAGAGCTTTGGTGCAGCAAGGGCGATATACCGAAGCCGACCAATTGGGCAAAAAGATGATGGGCCGCTACACGCAGTCCTATTTGCCATTAGGCGGTGTAACGCTCCGCTTTGAGCACGGAGATACTTGCAGCGGCTACAAACGTGAGCTCGATTTGGCCGAAGGCCAGGCCGCCGTGGAATATGGCATTGGCAGAACCAAATACAAACGGGAGATGATTGCTTCGGCCAGCCATCAGGTCATTGCAGTGCGTCTGACGGCCAGCGTGCCGGGCACGCTTGGTTTTCAAGTTACGGCAGACAGCCCTTTGCGCAGCCGTACGGTGGAAGAAGAAGGTCAGCTTGTCCTGCGGGGCACAGCGCCTGAATATGTCGCCCCCAATTACTATAATCCGGATCTTCCCGTCATGTACGGAACAGCCGAGGAGCACCGGGGCATGTCGTTTGAAGCTAGAATGACCGTCACGGATACCGATGGCGTACTAGAGACCGATGATGGCGGCATCCGGGTTACCGGCGCCAGCCGGGCTACGCTGCTGATTACGGCGGCGACCTCTTTTGCTGGATTTGATCAGATGCCGCAGGATAACATACGCCCGTTCCGGGAAGCAGCCAGCCGGCTTGCGGCAGCGTCCAAACTAAGCTACGAGGAGCTCCTTCAAGCGCACGCTGCGGACTACAGCCGGCTGTTCCGCCGCGTGGAGTTCTGTCTTGGAGAGAGCGGGCAGTCTGGCGGCCAGGGTGCCGTTAATCCCGGCAGTTCAGAGACGCCGACGGACGCCCGCATTGAAGCAGGCGGAGCTGTTGACACCGGACTGGTTGAGCTGGTGTTTCAATATGGACGTTATCTGCTGATGGGCAGCTCACGGCCGGGCAGTCAGCCCGCCAACCTGCAGGGCATCTGGAACAAGGAGACTCGTCCGCCCTGGAGCAGCAACTGGACGCTGAACATCAACGCCCAAATGAACTATTGGCCTGCGGAAAGCTGCGGCCTGCCCGAGCTGCATGAACCGCTGCTTGATTTCATCGGCCATCTGGCCGAGAACGGGCGGGAAACAGCGCGCCTCCATTACGGAGCGGACGGCTGGACTGCGCACCATAACTCTGATATATGGGCGCACACCGCCCCGGTGGGTGAGTTTGGCCACGGGGACGCCGGCTGGGCGCTTTGGCCGATGGGAGGCGTATGGCTGTGCCAGCATTTGTGGGAGCATTTTGCGTTTGGCAGGGACCTTGCGTATCTGCGGGAACAAGCTTATCCCGTCATGAAGTCCGCCGCATTGTTTTGCCTGGATTGGCTGTATGAGGATGAGGAAGGCCGGCTCATTACCGCCCCGTCAACCTCTCCCGAGCATAAATTTGTAACACCGTCAGGCGATGTGGCGGCCGTGAGCGCGGCGTCCACGATGGACCTGATGCTCATCTGGGACTTGTTTACAAACTGTATGGCGGCCATCGACGAGCTGGGTGAAGCTGCGGAGTCGGAATTCCGCTCCGCGCTGGAACAGGCCAGAGGACGGCTGTACCCGCTGCAGATCGGTAAATACGGGCAGCTTCAGGAATGGTATCAGGATTTCGAAGACGAGGATGTGCATCACCGGCATGTGTCCCATCTGTTTGGCGTTTACCCGGGGCGGCAGCTGACGGAGCGGACCGCCCCTGAGCTGTATGCGGCGGCCAGACAATCGCTGGAGCGGCGCGGGGACGATGGAACAGGCTGGAGCCTCGGCTGGAAAATAGCCCTTTGGGCGCGCTTCAAAGACGGCAACCGCGCCTGGGCGCTGCTTGACCGCTTCCTGAAGCTGGTCAAGGACGGCGAATCCGAGAATTATCATCATGGCGGTGTATACGCCAATCTGTTATGCGCGCATCCACCGTTTCAGATTGACGGCAACTTTGCGGTGACGGCCGGCATAGCCGAAATGCTGCTCCAGTCGCACGAAGGCTTCCTGGAGCTGCTGCCTGCCCTGCCGGACTGCTGGGCCAGCGGGTACATAAGCGGCCTGCGCGCCCGCAGCGGCTTTGAAGTCAGCATCGCCTGGAAGGATAGCCGCTGGACGGAAGTGACGATTCGCTCGCACAGCGGCGAGCGCTGCGTGCTTCAAGCCCCGGATGGCCTGCGCGTCGTGACGGAAGGCCAGGCGGTGGAAGCCAAGCGGGAGGATGCGGCGGGGCTGTGGAGCTTTGAGACGCAAAGAGGCGGCTGCTATACCCTGACGCTTGGGGATTTTTGGGCAAAAAATTAG
- a CDS encoding glycoside hydrolase family 38 C-terminal domain-containing protein, with protein sequence MRKLHLLSNAHLDPSWQWEWEEGAAAAVSTFRAAADFCEEYDGYVFNHNEAILYKWIEEYEPHLFERIQRLVREGKWNIMGGWYLQPDCNMPSGESFVRQILTGRLYFSEKFGARPTTAINFDSFGHTRGLVQILQKAGYDSYIFMRPENRVIVPGQNFIWEGYAGSSVMAHQIADGYSTLLGKAHEKIGKWIKAHPETEVGLILWGVGNHGGGPSRLDLDAIAKLMEEVKVEGVEVSHSTPEHFFAELKERGELPVYDQDLNPRFVGCYTSMIQIKQKHRQLENQLFMTEKMLAAAEAQGLLRYPKAELDEAVHDLMYAQFHDILPGTSIQAVEDASLRLLEHGLEILARLRTRAFFALSAGQPKAKLKEYPVLVYNPHPYPVRQLVECEFMLEDQNWEDYFSVPVVYQGEVRLPSQTEKEQSNLNLDWRKRVVFEAELAPSSMNRFDCRIERADRKPEPELKPQDGKYVFENGRMRVVISTLTGLVEEYVVDGQPLLRGSAFLPLVMADNEDPWRMDTDSFRDVVGSFTLMNPGQGTDFSGVKQALLPSVRVIEDGEVRTVIEAVLHYNHSYICQTYKLPKQGTEIEVNLRVYWNEKDKMLKLSVPTALADGRYRGQTAFGISELAADGTETVAQRWMALEGTGGAGPELAVTLINDGIYGSDCRDGEVRLSLLRGAGYCAHPIGDKTIMPQDRFLPRIDQGERQYTFWLNGGPRRERMARVDREALAHGERPYALSFFPSGEGQQPGSFIRLQDEVVQLSAFKKAEQGESYILRLFEPTGEARKTTLEIPSHGISAEIQLEGFEIKTLAFDPAKHELREAELCEGL encoded by the coding sequence ATGAGAAAGCTGCACCTGCTGAGCAATGCGCATTTGGACCCCTCTTGGCAATGGGAATGGGAGGAGGGCGCGGCTGCGGCCGTGTCGACCTTCCGCGCTGCTGCCGACTTTTGCGAGGAATATGACGGTTACGTGTTTAACCATAATGAAGCTATTTTATATAAGTGGATTGAGGAATATGAACCCCACCTGTTTGAGCGGATTCAAAGGCTGGTGCGGGAAGGCAAGTGGAACATCATGGGCGGCTGGTATTTGCAGCCGGACTGCAATATGCCGTCAGGCGAGTCGTTTGTGCGGCAGATCTTGACGGGACGCCTGTATTTCAGTGAGAAATTCGGGGCGCGGCCGACGACCGCAATCAATTTTGACTCTTTCGGGCATACCCGGGGACTGGTGCAGATCCTGCAGAAAGCCGGTTATGACTCCTATATCTTCATGCGCCCCGAGAACCGGGTGATTGTGCCCGGACAAAACTTTATCTGGGAAGGTTACGCCGGCTCCAGCGTGATGGCGCACCAAATCGCAGACGGTTATTCCACGCTGCTTGGCAAAGCGCATGAGAAGATTGGCAAATGGATCAAAGCCCACCCGGAGACGGAGGTCGGCCTGATCCTGTGGGGCGTCGGCAACCATGGCGGCGGGCCATCCCGCCTCGATCTGGATGCCATTGCGAAGCTGATGGAGGAAGTGAAGGTGGAAGGTGTGGAGGTTTCGCACTCCACGCCGGAGCATTTTTTCGCTGAGCTGAAGGAGCGGGGAGAGCTGCCTGTCTATGATCAGGACCTGAATCCGCGGTTTGTAGGCTGCTACACCTCGATGATCCAGATCAAGCAGAAGCACCGGCAGCTCGAGAATCAATTGTTTATGACGGAGAAAATGCTTGCCGCCGCCGAAGCCCAAGGGCTGCTGCGATATCCGAAAGCCGAGCTGGACGAAGCGGTACACGATCTGATGTACGCCCAGTTCCACGACATACTGCCAGGCACATCGATTCAAGCTGTAGAGGATGCTTCCCTGCGGCTGCTGGAGCATGGGCTGGAGATTTTGGCGAGGCTGAGAACAAGGGCGTTCTTTGCGCTGTCGGCCGGACAACCCAAGGCGAAGCTGAAGGAGTATCCGGTGCTGGTCTACAACCCGCATCCGTATCCGGTCCGGCAGCTGGTGGAATGCGAGTTTATGCTGGAGGATCAGAACTGGGAGGATTATTTCTCCGTTCCAGTCGTGTACCAGGGGGAAGTACGTCTGCCGTCCCAAACGGAGAAAGAGCAAAGCAACCTGAATCTGGACTGGCGCAAGCGTGTGGTTTTTGAGGCAGAATTGGCTCCGTCCTCGATGAACCGCTTTGACTGCCGGATCGAGCGGGCCGACCGCAAGCCGGAGCCGGAGCTGAAGCCGCAGGATGGAAAGTATGTCTTTGAGAACGGCCGGATGCGTGTGGTGATCAGCACGTTAACCGGGCTGGTTGAGGAGTATGTGGTCGACGGGCAGCCGCTGCTGCGCGGCAGCGCGTTCCTCCCGCTTGTCATGGCGGATAACGAGGACCCTTGGCGCATGGATACCGATTCGTTCCGGGATGTCGTGGGTTCATTCACCCTGATGAACCCCGGACAGGGTACGGATTTCTCCGGGGTGAAGCAGGCGCTGCTGCCTTCGGTACGGGTTATTGAGGACGGCGAGGTGCGTACAGTGATTGAAGCGGTGCTTCATTACAATCACTCGTATATTTGCCAGACCTACAAGCTGCCGAAGCAGGGCACAGAAATCGAAGTGAATCTGCGCGTTTACTGGAACGAGAAGGATAAAATGCTGAAGCTGTCGGTGCCGACGGCGCTTGCTGACGGGCGGTACCGGGGGCAGACTGCGTTCGGCATCAGCGAGCTGGCGGCGGACGGAACTGAAACCGTAGCCCAGCGCTGGATGGCTTTGGAGGGAACGGGAGGCGCCGGGCCAGAGCTGGCCGTGACCCTCATCAATGACGGCATCTACGGCTCGGATTGCCGGGACGGCGAGGTTCGCTTATCCCTGCTGCGCGGCGCTGGCTACTGCGCCCACCCGATCGGGGATAAGACGATCATGCCGCAGGACCGGTTCCTGCCCCGCATCGACCAGGGTGAACGCCAGTATACGTTCTGGCTGAACGGCGGACCGCGCCGGGAACGGATGGCGCGGGTAGACCGGGAAGCGCTGGCGCACGGCGAACGTCCGTATGCGCTGTCCTTTTTCCCGTCGGGTGAAGGGCAGCAGCCGGGCAGCTTCATTCGTCTCCAGGATGAAGTCGTTCAGCTTAGCGCGTTCAAGAAGGCGGAGCAAGGCGAGTCCTACATCCTTCGTTTATTTGAGCCTACAGGCGAAGCCAGAAAGACAACGCTGGAGATTCCTTCACACGGCATTTCAGCCGAGATCCAGCTGGAGGGCTTCGAAATCAAGACGCTGGCGTTTGATCCGGCGAAGCATGAGTTGCGGGAAGCCGAGCTTTGCGAAGGGTTATAA